The DNA window AGAACGACCTCATGGCATTTGAACTTCCCGCACTGCCTTACGAAAAGAATGCTCTAGAACCGCATATGTCCCAGGAAACTCTTGAGTTCCATTACGGCAAACATCACCAGACCTACGTAACCAAGCTGAATGGCCTGGTTGACGGTACTGACAATGCTGATAAGTCTCTGGAAGAGATCATTAAGAGCGCCAGCGGCCCGCTGTTCAACAACGCTGCCCAAGTGTGGAACCACACTTTTTTCTGGAACTGCCTGACGCCTAACGGCGGCGGCGAGCCAACTGGCGCAGCTAAAGAAGCCATCGAAAAAGCCTTCGGTTCTTTCGATAACTTCAAGAAAGAATTCAACGACAAAGCCGCCAACAACTTTGGCTCTGGCTGGACTTGGTTGGTTAAAAAGGCCGACGGCAGTGTTGAGATCGTCAACACCAGTAACGCCGAAACACCACTGACTGGTGCAGACAAGCCGGTTCTGACTGTCGACGTATGGGAACACGCCTACTACATCGACTACCGGAACAGCCGTCCAAACTACTTGGAAGGCTTCTGGAAGCTGGTTAACTGGGATTTCGTGAACGAAAACCTAGCGTAATACAGCAGCCAAAATAAGCAGCGAATCATCCTTCGCTGTCTGAAGCAGAAACGCCCGCCTGGCAACCCCCGGCGGGCGTTTCTGTTTTTGACATGGTTCAAACTGCAACAAATCGATACACGCGTTTTCAGGACATAACAGAAATTTCAGGCATACTCGGTGGCACCATATTCCGCATCGACCATACTGACGTGTGGGCAGCTTACTGATGCGACCCACCCCCTTTTTTAGCCCATGACAAATGAGTTGCGATGATCCGTACACGCAAAACGCTTGAAGCCGAAAACCATCTGGGTTTTAGAATCCTGGGGTGGGTGCTGGCTGTTGCGTTAATCACGGGACTCGCTCTCAGCACGGTGCAAGTTGTTCTGGACGCACAACGAATGTCATCCGAACTCAAACATCAAGCAGAACAAACCCTTGCCATGGTCTATGACTCAGCCACCCAAGCGGTTTTCAGCATTGATCAAACGTTAGGGCAGCAAGTTGTAGACGGGCTTTTCGCTTTAGAGTCAGTTAACCTTGCCCGCATCTCTCATCCCGATGGCAGCGAGCTAAGCAGCCGACAACGCGCGCCTAGCAAAATGAATTTTCGACCCATTACCGACCTTATTTTCGGGAACGTATGGGTTTATCGCGAAACCCTTAAACGCGGCGATAATCCGAACGAGCCATACGGCTACCTTGAGATTCATCTGGATACCGCCCACGATGCCGAAACCTGGTTGTTGCGAGGGCTCACAACGTTTGCATCCGGCATCATGATCGCTTTGATACTCGGTTTGGCACTATTCATTCTGTTCCACTGGCTATTGGCCAGCCCCTTACTTCGGATTGTGCACTCCCTTAAAAAGGTCGACCCTGATTACCCGGACCAGCACCTCCTCAGCGTCCCGAAAGGTCACGAAAAAAACGAACTCGGAGTCCTGGTAAACGCCACCAACAACTTACTTGTTGCGATCGCCGAGGGCCAACAAAAACACCGTGAAGCCGAGGATCGCGTTAATGAACTTGCGCGAATCGATACGTTAACAGGCCTACCCAGCCGGGATGCTTTCTTAGAGGATCTGCAGGAAATCATAGAAACCTCTTCGGCCAGGGACATCGCCTTCTCGCTGATCGTATGCGGTATTGATGATTTTAAGTCCGTGAACGAGCAATGCGGCTTCCGCACCGGCGATTTGATTCTAAAAACGGTTGCCAATCGATTGAATGCTAACTTCCCGAAAGATCGATTCGCTTTGGCGCGTTTAGGAAGCGACCAGTTTGTTATTGTCGAGAAACAGCTCCGCGACAATTTTCACGCAGCAGAAACGGCGGAGAAAATACTGGCTATCGTTGGCACCTCCATTGACGCCGGCAGCCACCGCATTTCCATGACATCAAAACTGGGCATCTCGATCTTCCCAAACGATGCAATCGAAGCCGACCGTTTGTTGCAAAGCGCAGAACAAACAATGGCGCTCGCGAAACAAAACAGCAACACCCGCTTTCAGTTTTACGTTGCTAGCATCGACCAGGAAATCCGTGATCGCAAACAGATGGAAAAAGACCTGTCTCAAGCTATCGAAAACAGGGAATTCCATGTGGTTTATCAACCCCAAATTAACCTGGAAACCAAACGGGTTATTGGGGCTGAAGCCCTGTTGCGGTGGGTGCATCCCGAACACGGTTTCGTAGCGCCCGACAAATTCATTCCAATCGCAGAAACCAGCGGCCATATCGTCAAGATCGGAAAATGGGTGCTGGAGCAAGCCTGTAAACAGGATGCACTGTGGGCGGCTTCCGGCTCCCATTTGAGGATCGCGGTGAACCTGTCGGCCGTCCAATTGCGGCAGGACTCTATTGTGGAAGATATTCTGGCGTGCATCGCCGAGTACCAGATTCCGCCGGGCCGGTTAGAACTGGAAATCACGGAAACCAGTTTCATGACCAACATGACCGATGCGATCGCCAAACTCCATCAATTGCACCGAGCCGGGATAAGCATAGCCGTCGATGACTTCGGTACCGGCTATTCGTCACTGACTTATCTGAAAAAGATGCCAGTCCAGCACCTGAAAATCGACAAACAGTTTATTCAAGATCTTCTGGTCAACGAAGAAGACACGCGAATTGCCAATACCATCATCGATCTGGGCCGAAGCTTGAACCTGACTGTTATTGCGGAAGGTGTGGAAACTGAAGAGCAAGAGCACTACCTCACTCAACGCGGCTGCAAACTCGCACAGGGGTATTATTTCAGTAAGCCTTTATTGCCGGAAGATTTTGAGAAATTCATAAAGACTTTCCACACCAACATCGTGGAGAATAACGCCTAAACACAGCTCGAGGGTTAAGCATGGGAATGACAACAGTCATCGGTCTTGTTGTTATCGCGGTTGTCGTGATTTATCTGATTTTCATCTACAACAACCTGGTATCACTGCGCAATCAGTTCAAAAACGGCTTTGCCCAGATCGACGTTCAACTACAACGTCGACATGACCTCATCCCCAACTTGGTCGAGGCTGCTAAAGGCTACCTGGACCACGAAAAATCCACGCTCACTCAGGTCATGGAAGCGCGCAACAATGCCGTTAGCGCTCAGAAAGACGCCGCCAAAGACCCTAGCGACAATACCAAGATGCAGCGGTTAGGTAGTGCCGAAAACTTGCTGACCAAGGCACTGGCCAATTTCTACGCCGTTTCCGAGAACTACCCGGAACTGAAAGCCAATGAAACCGTTCAACAGCTGATGGAAGAGTTGTCCAGCACGGAAAATCGGGTTGCTTTCGCTCGTCAAGCCTACAACGATGGCGTAATGACCTATAACATCTTCCGCGAGAAGTTCCCCAACAATTTCATCGCTGGCATGTTTGCGTTTAAAGAAACTGCCCAACTTCAACTGGAATCTCCTGAAGCCCGCCAGGCCCCGAAAGTCAGTTTCTGAGGCCTAATTCATGGCAACCCCCGGCTTTTTTCAGCGCCAGGCTAATGCCCGGCGCAATACCAGCGTTCTTGTCGTTTTGTTTCTGACCGCCGTCGTGCTCATCACGCTGGCGGTTTGTCTGGTCGGTTATCTGGTCACTCGAAGCGAAAGCACCCCCCTCCCCTTTCATCATTGGCTACTGTCTCCACACGGAATAACCACCGCGGCGGCGGTCGTCGTTTTGATCGTAATTGGCTCGTTAGTGCGCTGGGTAGATCTAGCCGGAGGCGGTTCGCGCGTTGCGAAAATGGTGGGGGCACGCCT is part of the Marinobacter sp. JH2 genome and encodes:
- a CDS encoding GGDEF domain-containing phosphodiesterase, which codes for MIRTRKTLEAENHLGFRILGWVLAVALITGLALSTVQVVLDAQRMSSELKHQAEQTLAMVYDSATQAVFSIDQTLGQQVVDGLFALESVNLARISHPDGSELSSRQRAPSKMNFRPITDLIFGNVWVYRETLKRGDNPNEPYGYLEIHLDTAHDAETWLLRGLTTFASGIMIALILGLALFILFHWLLASPLLRIVHSLKKVDPDYPDQHLLSVPKGHEKNELGVLVNATNNLLVAIAEGQQKHREAEDRVNELARIDTLTGLPSRDAFLEDLQEIIETSSARDIAFSLIVCGIDDFKSVNEQCGFRTGDLILKTVANRLNANFPKDRFALARLGSDQFVIVEKQLRDNFHAAETAEKILAIVGTSIDAGSHRISMTSKLGISIFPNDAIEADRLLQSAEQTMALAKQNSNTRFQFYVASIDQEIRDRKQMEKDLSQAIENREFHVVYQPQINLETKRVIGAEALLRWVHPEHGFVAPDKFIPIAETSGHIVKIGKWVLEQACKQDALWAASGSHLRIAVNLSAVQLRQDSIVEDILACIAEYQIPPGRLELEITETSFMTNMTDAIAKLHQLHRAGISIAVDDFGTGYSSLTYLKKMPVQHLKIDKQFIQDLLVNEEDTRIANTIIDLGRSLNLTVIAEGVETEEQEHYLTQRGCKLAQGYYFSKPLLPEDFEKFIKTFHTNIVENNA
- a CDS encoding LemA family protein — its product is MGMTTVIGLVVIAVVVIYLIFIYNNLVSLRNQFKNGFAQIDVQLQRRHDLIPNLVEAAKGYLDHEKSTLTQVMEARNNAVSAQKDAAKDPSDNTKMQRLGSAENLLTKALANFYAVSENYPELKANETVQQLMEELSSTENRVAFARQAYNDGVMTYNIFREKFPNNFIAGMFAFKETAQLQLESPEARQAPKVSF
- a CDS encoding Fe-Mn family superoxide dismutase produces the protein MAFELPALPYEKNALEPHMSQETLEFHYGKHHQTYVTKLNGLVDGTDNADKSLEEIIKSASGPLFNNAAQVWNHTFFWNCLTPNGGGEPTGAAKEAIEKAFGSFDNFKKEFNDKAANNFGSGWTWLVKKADGSVEIVNTSNAETPLTGADKPVLTVDVWEHAYYIDYRNSRPNYLEGFWKLVNWDFVNENLA